In Psychrobacter ciconiae, the following are encoded in one genomic region:
- a CDS encoding NF038104 family lipoprotein → MKKLSLITLLASFLLIQGCVHKVVTVPVKVAYKTTKGVVKGTAAVARAVIPDGDDEDDKKGSKKH, encoded by the coding sequence ATGAAAAAACTATCCTTAATTACTCTCCTTGCAAGCTTTTTGCTGATTCAAGGCTGCGTTCACAAAGTTGTGACCGTTCCTGTTAAAGTTGCTTATAAAACCACCAAAGGCGTGGTCAAAGGCACCGCTGCAGTCGCTCGCGCCGTCATTCCTGATGGTGACGATGAGGACGATAAAAAAGGCAGCAAAAAGCATTAG
- a CDS encoding WavE lipopolysaccharide synthesis family protein, whose product MIKSKKITIVFQGQIDPSQLGSGATDGTDFLYNLAQTKKALPNAKVILSTWNSFEFPSDYNTAAKLGVDRLILNPDPGGLPNIKFGYDTPNNVNRQIASTAAGMALVNTKYALKLRADSFLTSDNLLSIYDDYVKAIKKAPQSDSQTLSPASKKASKKSKAGGAKKRKKNNKNYSPIAVASFFTIDPNVYEHMAFHVSDWVQFGKRKALQEYWSVKPMSEKNATYFESNHHDDDAAFFDNQFRTKLAVEQHIAVKYAKSRGYKVPTHYNHIDDDILKGYNRFLAEHFIVLDLEQFGLSFPKYGWVQGDDFMALNCVSHEDWYRMLSEHWQLKNPDQSLLDAADNRLALKRDNLARIAAEQVTMSLIYP is encoded by the coding sequence ATGATTAAAAGTAAAAAAATAACCATCGTGTTTCAAGGTCAAATTGACCCAAGCCAACTTGGCAGCGGGGCAACCGATGGCACGGATTTTTTGTATAATTTGGCACAAACCAAAAAAGCGTTACCCAATGCCAAAGTTATTTTATCCACTTGGAACAGCTTTGAGTTTCCAAGCGACTATAATACCGCTGCCAAGCTTGGCGTTGACCGGCTGATTTTAAACCCTGATCCTGGTGGATTGCCGAATATCAAATTTGGCTACGACACCCCAAATAACGTCAACCGCCAAATTGCCTCAACGGCTGCTGGCATGGCGCTCGTCAACACCAAATATGCTCTAAAGCTACGCGCCGACAGTTTTTTAACTTCGGACAATTTGCTTAGTATTTACGATGATTACGTCAAAGCCATCAAAAAAGCGCCACAGTCAGACAGTCAAACCCTCAGCCCGGCATCAAAAAAAGCCTCAAAAAAGTCAAAGGCAGGCGGTGCAAAAAAACGTAAGAAAAATAATAAAAACTACTCGCCAATAGCCGTTGCCAGCTTTTTTACCATTGACCCAAACGTCTATGAGCACATGGCATTTCACGTCAGCGACTGGGTTCAGTTTGGCAAGCGCAAAGCCCTTCAAGAATACTGGTCGGTCAAGCCGATGAGCGAAAAAAACGCCACTTATTTTGAGAGTAATCACCACGATGATGACGCGGCGTTTTTTGACAACCAGTTTCGCACCAAGCTTGCCGTCGAGCAGCACATCGCGGTTAAATATGCCAAATCGCGCGGCTATAAAGTGCCAACTCATTACAACCACATCGATGACGATATTTTAAAAGGTTATAACCGCTTTTTAGCTGAGCATTTTATCGTTCTTGACCTTGAGCAATTCGGCTTAAGCTTCCCAAAATACGGCTGGGTTCAGGGTGATGACTTTATGGCACTCAACTGCGTCAGTCACGAAGACTGGTATCGTATGCTCAGCGAGCATTGGCAGTTAAAAAACCCTGACCAGTCGCTTCTTGATGCCGCCGACAACAGGCTTGCACTTAAGCGTGATAACTTGGCAAGAATCGCCGCCGAGCAGGTGACCATGAGTTTGATTTATCCTTAA
- a CDS encoding glycosyltransferase family 2 protein — MIVIPMAGLSSRFFKARFDVPKYQLKIGDDFVFDLALKSFERYFTTELFVIVLRDAFDAKAFAQSRLAALGIKNYLIKVLDFETQGQAETVLLGIDSPKIADDEPLFIFNIDTFRYDFSKPDFLPDCAGYLEVFQGDGDHWSFIKVDDKDNVIRTTEKERISNLCSDGLYYFANKKLYIDLLIKAKAQNLLVNNELYIAPIYNLLIEQGKSVRYHCITDDEIDFCGTPDEYNALLTNGLKRVQLKKAV, encoded by the coding sequence ATGATTGTTATCCCAATGGCGGGGCTTAGCAGCCGGTTTTTTAAAGCAAGATTTGACGTTCCAAAGTACCAGCTTAAAATTGGCGATGACTTTGTGTTTGATTTGGCGCTCAAATCATTTGAGCGTTACTTTACCACCGAGCTGTTTGTTATTGTGCTTCGGGATGCGTTTGATGCCAAAGCTTTTGCCCAGTCAAGACTTGCCGCACTTGGTATCAAAAACTATCTGATTAAAGTGCTTGATTTTGAAACCCAAGGTCAGGCTGAAACGGTACTTCTTGGTATTGATAGCCCGAAAATTGCTGATGATGAGCCGCTATTTATTTTTAATATTGACACCTTTCGCTATGATTTTAGCAAACCTGACTTTTTGCCTGATTGCGCAGGATATTTAGAAGTTTTTCAAGGCGACGGCGATCATTGGTCATTTATCAAGGTCGATGATAAAGACAACGTGATTCGAACGACGGAAAAAGAGCGCATCTCTAACCTTTGTAGCGATGGGCTATATTATTTTGCCAACAAAAAGCTTTATATTGACTTGCTTATCAAAGCTAAAGCGCAAAACTTATTGGTCAATAATGAGCTTTATATCGCGCCCATTTATAATTTATTGATTGAGCAAGGAAAAAGCGTTCGTTATCACTGTATCACCGATGATGAAATCGACTTTTGCGGAACGCCCGATGAATATAACGCGTTGTTAACTAATGGCTTAAAACGAGTGCAATTAAAAAAGGCGGTTTAA
- a CDS encoding phosphotransferase, whose protein sequence is MQGDRLLNDIPAETDCIAVAGACRQSDWYDRYQRQDNESRWLGYFAFSSKTSLVKALALSTKSFPAALAHYQDDRRLSEIQPTDWYSCSHFNSYFEARSSITTQRSFNALTIESGIVTKTSDNDVKIQAEVYWFKHLPASLRRFTPQFIDSGRLQDGVTTYYCLEFLPILPLNELYVHGRNPRWFWRRIFSLTKDYFDIAAKSTNLAKLDSVSFEEALDDCLEDLYRKKTLGRLTTYQEASQIDLSAPIFYQGLKLGSILDIANDCIEQVLKLPRHPTVMHGDLCFSNMLFDLRGGRLKLIDPRGLDCQNNFSIFGDMSYDLAKLTHSVIGMYDFTIAGRFEILPDEQSGGQSHVIHFDIDERLECIQADFLATNFVKGIEVIDIMPAVVLLFLSMLPLHADRPDRQQAMLINAYRLYKTYVYQSKNPSASGYSNQAFNDQIYNNDVLEG, encoded by the coding sequence TTGCAAGGCGACCGCTTGCTCAATGACATTCCAGCTGAAACCGACTGTATCGCCGTTGCAGGTGCTTGCCGGCAAAGCGACTGGTATGACCGCTATCAGCGCCAAGATAATGAGTCGCGCTGGCTTGGCTACTTTGCCTTTTCCTCAAAAACAAGCTTGGTAAAGGCGCTTGCCTTATCGACCAAAAGCTTTCCGGCGGCATTAGCTCATTATCAAGACGATCGCCGCTTAAGCGAGATTCAGCCAACGGACTGGTACAGTTGCAGCCATTTTAACAGCTATTTTGAAGCGCGCTCGAGTATTACCACCCAGCGCTCCTTTAACGCGCTCACCATCGAATCGGGCATCGTTACCAAAACCAGTGACAATGATGTCAAAATCCAAGCTGAAGTGTATTGGTTCAAGCACTTGCCGGCAAGTTTGCGCCGCTTTACCCCGCAATTTATCGACAGTGGTCGCTTGCAAGATGGCGTGACCACCTATTATTGCTTAGAATTTTTGCCGATACTGCCGCTTAACGAGCTTTATGTTCATGGTCGCAATCCAAGATGGTTTTGGCGGCGGATTTTTAGCTTAACCAAAGACTATTTTGACATTGCGGCTAAATCTACAAATTTGGCTAAGCTGGATTCGGTAAGCTTTGAGGAGGCTCTTGATGACTGCCTTGAGGATTTGTACCGCAAAAAAACGCTTGGCAGATTGACCACTTATCAAGAGGCAAGCCAAATTGACTTAAGCGCCCCTATCTTTTATCAAGGGCTAAAGCTTGGCTCAATTTTGGACATTGCCAACGACTGTATTGAACAGGTGCTCAAACTACCGCGCCACCCAACGGTGATGCATGGCGATTTGTGCTTTAGTAATATGCTGTTTGACTTGCGCGGCGGGCGGCTCAAACTTATTGACCCGCGTGGTTTGGACTGCCAAAACAATTTTAGCATCTTTGGCGATATGAGCTATGACTTGGCAAAGCTTACCCACTCGGTCATCGGCATGTACGACTTTACCATCGCCGGACGCTTTGAGATCTTGCCCGATGAGCAATCCGGCGGTCAAAGCCACGTCATCCATTTTGACATCGATGAGCGCTTAGAGTGTATTCAAGCCGATTTTTTAGCCACAAATTTTGTTAAAGGCATTGAGGTCATCGACATTATGCCGGCGGTGGTGCTGCTGTTTTTATCGATGCTGCCGCTTCACGCTGACCGCCCCGACCGGCAGCAAGCCATGCTGATTAATGCTTATCGACTATACAAAACCTACGTTTATCAAAGTAAAAACCCATCGGCAAGCGGCTATAGCAACCAAGCATTTAACGACCAAATTTATAATAACGACGTTCTTGAAGGCTAA
- a CDS encoding HAD family hydrolase — translation MKRLIFDLDDTLCHTKDGDYKNAQPALEMIEKLRDYHRQGFTIVLNTSRNMRTFSGNVGQINKNTLPIIIDWLERHNVPYDEIYVGKPWCGFEGFYIDDKAIRPDEFLKLSYPDNL, via the coding sequence ATGAAACGACTTATTTTTGACTTGGACGACACCTTGTGCCATACCAAGGATGGCGATTATAAGAACGCGCAGCCCGCTTTAGAGATGATTGAGAAGCTTCGTGACTATCACCGCCAAGGTTTTACCATCGTGCTCAACACTAGCCGAAACATGCGAACATTTTCAGGGAATGTCGGTCAGATTAATAAAAACACCCTACCGATTATTATTGATTGGCTTGAGCGCCATAACGTTCCTTACGATGAAATTTACGTTGGTAAACCATGGTGCGGTTTTGAGGGCTTTTATATTGATGATAAAGCCATCCGTCCTGATGAGTTTTTAAAGCTGTCTTATCCGGATAATTTGTAA